The following are encoded together in the Fusobacteriaceae bacterium genome:
- a CDS encoding histidine triad nucleotide-binding protein, whose amino-acid sequence MSTIFTKIIHREIPSDIVYENEKVLAFKDINPLAPVHILIIPKKEIPTVNDIAPEDKELIGELFVAAGEIAKKLGIAKEGYRIIVNCNENGGQEVFHLHLHLLGGKKIGPLVNCDKR is encoded by the coding sequence ATGTCAACGATATTTACCAAGATCATCCACAGGGAGATTCCCTCCGATATTGTCTACGAAAACGAAAAAGTGCTGGCTTTCAAGGACATCAACCCGCTGGCGCCGGTCCACATCCTGATTATTCCCAAAAAAGAAATTCCGACGGTCAATGACATCGCGCCGGAAGATAAAGAGCTGATCGGGGAATTGTTTGTGGCGGCGGGGGAAATCGCGAAAAAACTGGGCATCGCCAAAGAAGGCTACCGGATCATTGTCAACTGCAACGAAAACGGCGGGCAGGAAGTGTTCCACCTGCATCTGCATCTGCTTGGCGGGAAAAAGATCGGTCCCCTCGTCAACTGCGACAAGCGCTGA
- the rpiB gene encoding ribose 5-phosphate isomerase B, with the protein MKIVLGADHAGYPLKERVKAHLTEQGREVLDLGTYSTESVDYPDYAAAVGKAVVANPGDLGILICGTGIGISIAANKIKGVRAALCTDYAMAKLAREHNDANILALGGRTTAEAAALDIVDAFLRTAFAGGRHQMRLDKIRNLEAE; encoded by the coding sequence ATGAAAATCGTGCTCGGGGCGGATCACGCGGGTTACCCCCTGAAGGAACGCGTGAAGGCCCATTTGACCGAACAGGGCCGGGAAGTTCTGGATCTCGGAACATACTCGACCGAATCTGTAGATTATCCTGATTACGCCGCGGCCGTCGGAAAAGCGGTCGTGGCAAATCCGGGCGATTTAGGGATTTTGATCTGCGGGACCGGCATCGGGATCTCCATTGCCGCCAACAAAATCAAAGGCGTCCGGGCCGCCCTCTGCACGGACTACGCCATGGCAAAACTGGCCCGCGAGCATAATGACGCCAATATTCTGGCCCTGGGCGGGCGCACGACGGCTGAAGCCGCCGCCCTTGACATCGTCGACGCCTTTTTGCGAACGGCTTTCGCGGGCGGTCGTCATCAAATGCGGCTCGACAAGATCCGTAACCTGGAGGCGGAATAA
- a CDS encoding flavocytochrome c has product MRKINRYILTAVLFFGFLMGAGLHAAGLQGAKDGVYEGTGKGLQGDIKIEVTIKGGGISAVKILEHKETPGVSDPAIDRIPAAIVAGQTLAVDVIAGASVTSAGIIEGATAALAKAGADTAALSAKGAAAGGAKSKKAETYDVVIIGAGGAGLAAAITAQQAGSKVLVLEKMPRAGGNTMISGAAYNAADPERQKVLPMNQANHDAIKAMVSRAPHDDAEKAWQEKVKKQYEEFVAAKKEGLFDSPELHMLQSYNGGDYVGTPELIETLAGNALDALHWEEGLGMEFTPRMFTVLGGLWPRAHQPVKPLGTGYIETDLAYIAKHTDQITILYETKATELIKSGDRVSGVKAESASTDYEFTAKKAVIIATGGFGASKELRQKFNGVKNLWPNLDSAGTTNHPGATGDGIVMAESVGGSLTGMEWIQLLPMGDPKTGSLSGNIEQGVEDRFFVNKNGDRFVDEGARRDIMTLALFKQPDAFMWVICDKNSYPTPQTKNNFNESIEELIKAGRAFEGQTIAELAGKIGVPADHLQAAVDEFNKGVAEGKDKFGRTLWRIKIDTPPYYAGARIPTVHHTMGGIRINSKAQVLDANGKPIPGLYAAGEVTGGIHGSNRLGGNALADIHVFGRIAGTNAAAEK; this is encoded by the coding sequence ATGAGAAAAATCAACAGGTACATCCTGACGGCTGTGCTCTTTTTCGGTTTTCTCATGGGCGCGGGCTTGCACGCGGCCGGATTGCAGGGCGCGAAGGACGGCGTCTATGAGGGAACGGGCAAAGGCCTGCAGGGCGACATCAAGATCGAAGTGACGATCAAAGGAGGCGGCATCTCCGCCGTAAAAATTCTGGAACACAAGGAAACGCCGGGCGTTTCCGATCCAGCCATTGACAGGATCCCGGCGGCCATCGTGGCCGGCCAGACCCTGGCCGTGGACGTCATCGCCGGCGCTTCGGTAACGAGCGCGGGGATCATCGAAGGCGCGACGGCGGCTCTCGCCAAGGCCGGCGCCGATACGGCGGCCCTGAGCGCCAAAGGCGCGGCCGCGGGCGGCGCGAAGAGCAAAAAAGCCGAAACCTACGACGTCGTCATTATCGGCGCGGGCGGCGCTGGTCTCGCGGCGGCCATCACGGCCCAGCAGGCCGGATCCAAAGTGCTCGTTCTGGAAAAAATGCCCAGAGCGGGCGGCAACACCATGATTTCCGGAGCGGCTTACAACGCGGCCGATCCCGAACGGCAAAAGGTCCTCCCGATGAACCAGGCGAACCATGACGCCATCAAGGCCATGGTTTCCAGGGCGCCCCACGACGACGCCGAGAAGGCCTGGCAGGAAAAAGTGAAAAAACAGTACGAGGAATTTGTGGCCGCAAAGAAAGAAGGGCTCTTTGACAGTCCCGAGCTCCATATGCTGCAAAGCTACAACGGCGGCGACTACGTAGGGACGCCGGAACTCATCGAGACCCTCGCCGGCAACGCCCTGGACGCCCTCCACTGGGAGGAAGGCCTCGGCATGGAATTCACCCCGAGGATGTTTACGGTACTGGGCGGTCTCTGGCCCCGAGCCCATCAGCCGGTGAAACCGCTGGGCACGGGCTATATCGAGACGGATCTCGCCTATATCGCCAAGCATACGGATCAGATCACGATCCTCTATGAAACAAAGGCCACGGAACTCATCAAGTCCGGCGACCGCGTGAGCGGCGTCAAGGCCGAAAGCGCCTCGACGGATTACGAATTTACCGCGAAAAAGGCCGTCATCATCGCGACCGGCGGCTTCGGCGCCAGCAAGGAACTGCGGCAGAAATTTAACGGCGTCAAGAACCTCTGGCCCAATCTGGATTCCGCCGGGACCACAAATCATCCGGGCGCGACCGGAGACGGCATCGTCATGGCCGAATCCGTGGGCGGCAGCCTCACGGGCATGGAATGGATCCAGCTCCTGCCCATGGGCGATCCCAAGACCGGCAGCCTCTCGGGCAACATCGAGCAGGGCGTTGAAGACAGATTCTTCGTCAACAAAAACGGCGACCGCTTCGTCGACGAAGGCGCCCGCCGGGATATTATGACGCTGGCTCTCTTCAAGCAGCCCGACGCCTTTATGTGGGTTATCTGCGACAAGAACAGCTACCCGACGCCCCAGACCAAGAACAATTTCAACGAAAGCATTGAAGAATTGATCAAAGCGGGACGGGCCTTCGAAGGCCAGACCATTGCCGAACTGGCCGGGAAGATCGGCGTTCCCGCCGACCATCTGCAGGCCGCCGTCGACGAATTCAACAAAGGCGTCGCGGAAGGCAAGGACAAATTCGGACGGACGCTCTGGAGGATCAAGATCGATACGCCGCCTTATTACGCGGGCGCGCGGATTCCCACGGTCCACCACACCATGGGCGGCATCCGGATCAACTCCAAAGCCCAGGTCCTTGACGCCAACGGCAAGCCCATTCCGGGTCTTTACGCGGCGGGCGAGGTTACCGGCGGCATCCACGGCAGCAACCGCCTCGGCGGAAACGCCCTGGCCGATATCCATGTGTTCGGACGCATCGCGGGGACCAACGCGGCGGCGGAAAAATAA
- a CDS encoding ABC transporter permease produces METKRQNLFSGLLAVRGMGASLTAFAGLVVIYVAFGLMEPSVYSTANIANLLRSMSKYLIVGIAQSYLLITGNIDLSIGSVVAMSAMISGTMLSRGYPLILALPLTLAAALAISLINGALVGKFKLPPFIATLGTMFVARGIAYMANGNRNTNALLTGMGKDKADAFQAALYYGKTFGIYNTFWIALILFVIFFIVLSKTRTGRHIYAIGSNIDAAKMSGVNVVSTVTKAYMVSAFCSYVVGLILCAQAGMGNMEAGNMYEMYGVAAGVIGGVSPLGGQGLLLGTFMGAAVWQTLENGLNMIGAQVGIQRIVIGIIVVTAVLLDIVLRSGILKKKKA; encoded by the coding sequence ATGGAAACCAAGCGGCAAAATCTGTTTTCGGGACTGCTGGCCGTACGCGGCATGGGCGCGTCCCTAACGGCCTTCGCGGGCCTTGTGGTGATCTATGTGGCCTTCGGGCTCATGGAGCCTTCGGTATATTCGACCGCGAATATCGCCAATCTTTTGCGTTCGATGTCCAAGTATCTCATCGTAGGCATCGCCCAGAGCTATCTGTTGATCACGGGGAATATCGATCTTTCCATCGGTTCCGTCGTCGCCATGAGCGCCATGATCTCGGGGACCATGCTGTCCCGGGGTTATCCGCTGATTCTGGCGCTGCCGCTTACGCTGGCGGCGGCCCTCGCCATCAGCCTCATCAACGGCGCCCTTGTGGGAAAATTCAAGCTCCCGCCCTTTATCGCGACGCTGGGTACGATGTTTGTGGCCCGGGGCATCGCCTATATGGCCAACGGAAACCGCAACACCAACGCGCTTTTGACCGGCATGGGCAAGGACAAGGCCGACGCCTTCCAGGCGGCCCTCTACTACGGCAAGACCTTCGGGATCTACAACACGTTCTGGATCGCGCTCATTTTGTTTGTGATCTTTTTTATCGTACTGTCGAAAACCCGGACAGGGCGGCATATCTATGCCATCGGGTCCAATATCGACGCCGCCAAGATGTCAGGGGTCAATGTGGTTTCCACGGTCACGAAGGCCTACATGGTATCCGCCTTCTGCTCCTACGTCGTGGGTCTGATCTTATGCGCCCAGGCCGGCATGGGTAATATGGAGGCCGGCAATATGTATGAGATGTACGGCGTCGCCGCAGGCGTTATCGGCGGCGTGTCCCCTCTGGGCGGACAAGGCCTGCTCCTCGGGACCTTTATGGGCGCGGCCGTATGGCAGACGCTGGAAAACGGTCTCAACATGATCGGGGCCCAGGTGGGCATCCAGCGAATTGTCATCGGAATTATCGTTGTGACGGCGGTATTGCTGGATATTGTACTGCGCAGCGGGATTTTGAAAAAGAAAAAAGCATAG
- a CDS encoding N-acetyltransferase — translation MDFIKEKRRIFAKNPAGQVIAEVTFPPYKEDAVVIDHTFVDDSLRGQGVGGQLMEAVYDHLKKEGKSAVLLCSYAVKWYMAHPERGDIVVDRG, via the coding sequence ATGGACTTTATCAAAGAAAAACGCAGAATTTTCGCAAAGAATCCGGCCGGGCAAGTCATCGCGGAAGTGACGTTTCCCCCTTACAAGGAAGACGCGGTCGTCATCGACCACACCTTTGTGGACGACTCTCTGCGGGGCCAGGGCGTCGGCGGGCAGCTGATGGAAGCCGTCTACGACCACCTCAAAAAAGAGGGCAAGTCGGCTGTTCTGCTGTGTTCCTACGCGGTCAAGTGGTATATGGCTCATCCGGAGCGGGGGGATATTGTCGTAGACAGGGGGTAA
- a CDS encoding GAF domain-containing protein, producing the protein MNVPDYELTLRQAAALADDSLPFWSNLANISALIMEAFDGLNWAGFYLMSGGILVLGPFQGKPACTKIPLDKGVCGYAASAGKTVNVPDVHEFPGHIACDCASQSEIVVPLISGDTLYGVLDIDAPVKDRFSPGDQEFFEHLVNQVIMPFLKREEVKA; encoded by the coding sequence ATGAATGTCCCCGATTATGAACTCACCCTGCGACAGGCGGCCGCCCTCGCCGACGACAGCCTGCCTTTCTGGTCCAATCTCGCCAATATCTCCGCCCTCATCATGGAGGCCTTCGACGGGCTGAACTGGGCCGGATTCTATCTGATGTCGGGCGGGATCCTCGTGCTGGGCCCTTTTCAGGGGAAACCGGCCTGTACGAAAATCCCCTTGGACAAGGGCGTCTGCGGTTACGCGGCGAGCGCAGGGAAAACCGTCAACGTCCCCGACGTGCACGAATTTCCGGGCCACATCGCCTGCGACTGCGCGAGCCAAAGCGAGATCGTCGTGCCTTTGATCTCGGGGGATACGCTCTACGGCGTCCTCGACATCGACGCGCCGGTCAAAGACCGCTTCAGTCCCGGGGATCAGGAATTTTTTGAACACTTGGTCAATCAGGTCATCATGCCATTTTTAAAGCGCGAGGAGGTAAAAGCGTGA
- a CDS encoding Abi family protein, with translation MAFDKPNLSYEDQLALFESRGMAVNNRERALERLRHISYYKIKEFSMFFMTGNRYNPGTSFEAVIQNFYFDKTLRFELLSMSEKIELSIKNKFSYLMGGKYGPFGYLKFHNWIDRKIPLNQIKYEEQNFAKKIKEKETEFAGFFLLEDYYANFPEEKRIPVWVMTELLTFGEIIHLLKLMSHNNKLAVAKKYGLLADEFGSFIENIRLIRNLCAHNHPVINLTIKSVPVIPESFRPYLCETNKIATSVLIFVWFVKTIRPEYDFGSLKKILFKLIKREKVARMYGFASVKAIKEFIALKT, from the coding sequence ATGGCATTTGACAAGCCCAATCTGTCCTATGAGGACCAGCTGGCCCTGTTTGAATCCCGCGGCATGGCCGTAAACAACAGGGAGCGGGCGCTGGAGCGGCTCCGACACATCAGCTACTACAAAATCAAAGAATTCTCGATGTTTTTCATGACAGGGAACCGCTACAATCCGGGGACGTCCTTTGAGGCGGTCATCCAGAATTTTTACTTTGACAAGACCCTGCGTTTCGAGCTCCTCAGCATGTCAGAAAAAATCGAGCTTTCCATCAAAAACAAATTTTCCTATCTGATGGGCGGGAAATATGGCCCTTTCGGCTATCTCAAATTTCACAACTGGATCGACCGGAAGATTCCCCTGAACCAGATCAAGTACGAGGAGCAGAATTTCGCGAAAAAAATCAAGGAAAAAGAGACGGAATTTGCGGGTTTTTTCCTGCTGGAAGACTACTACGCCAATTTTCCCGAGGAAAAGCGCATCCCGGTCTGGGTCATGACGGAGCTTCTGACCTTCGGGGAAATCATTCATCTGTTGAAACTGATGTCCCACAACAATAAACTGGCCGTCGCGAAAAAATACGGCCTTCTGGCGGACGAATTCGGCTCCTTCATCGAAAACATCCGTCTGATCCGGAACCTCTGCGCCCACAACCATCCGGTGATCAACCTGACGATCAAATCCGTGCCGGTCATTCCCGAAAGCTTCAGGCCTTATCTCTGCGAGACGAACAAGATCGCGACTTCGGTTTTGATCTTTGTCTGGTTTGTGAAGACGATCCGCCCCGAGTACGATTTCGGATCCTTGAAAAAGATCCTGTTCAAGCTGATCAAAAGGGAAAAGGTCGCGCGCATGTACGGCTTCGCCTCGGTCAAGGCCATCAAGGAGTTTATCGCGCTGAAAACCTGA
- a CDS encoding phosphatidylglycerol lysyltransferase domain-containing protein codes for MEWKPLSIEDKAVIDGFTKNKFETCDLNFTNQFLWGQQENACYRISEDGDVLTIKGSFEGATYHYLPLSRTDNVGNVRKEAARIAGEGGKIVLIPEKWYRLMGEEGFLWEEKRDTFDYVYNYEDLATLHGRKYSKKKNRINHFLSNYPDFSYVPITSDNIGEVITFQEEWCYDKSCYDVPILQSENIGIHNLLRNFGKLDYVGAFLEVDGQIVCYTLGEALTPEYVVIHIEKGINDFIGCYQMINKLFLENAFPGYKYVNREDDFGDEGLREAKTSYHPAFLLKKYEIKGLK; via the coding sequence ATGGAATGGAAACCATTGTCCATCGAGGACAAGGCGGTTATTGACGGCTTTACGAAGAACAAATTTGAGACCTGCGATTTGAATTTTACGAACCAGTTCCTGTGGGGTCAGCAGGAAAACGCCTGTTACCGGATCTCCGAAGACGGCGATGTGCTGACCATAAAAGGCTCTTTTGAAGGAGCGACCTATCATTACCTGCCCCTGTCCCGGACCGACAACGTCGGAAATGTCCGCAAGGAAGCGGCGCGCATCGCGGGAGAGGGCGGAAAGATCGTCCTCATTCCCGAAAAATGGTATCGGCTCATGGGAGAGGAGGGCTTCCTCTGGGAGGAAAAACGGGATACCTTCGACTATGTCTACAACTACGAAGATCTGGCGACGCTCCACGGCCGCAAGTATTCCAAGAAAAAAAACCGGATCAACCATTTTCTCTCCAATTATCCGGATTTTTCTTATGTTCCCATCACGTCGGACAATATCGGGGAAGTCATCACGTTTCAGGAAGAATGGTGCTACGACAAGTCCTGCTACGATGTGCCGATCCTCCAGAGCGAGAACATCGGGATCCACAACCTGCTGCGGAATTTCGGGAAACTGGACTACGTCGGAGCCTTTCTTGAAGTGGACGGCCAGATCGTCTGCTACACGCTGGGGGAGGCTCTTACGCCCGAGTACGTCGTGATCCACATCGAAAAGGGCATCAACGACTTTATCGGCTGCTACCAGATGATCAACAAGCTCTTCCTCGAAAACGCCTTTCCGGGCTACAAATACGTCAACCGGGAAGACGACTTCGGCGACGAGGGCCTGCGGGAAGCGAAAACCTCCTATCATCCGGCCTTTTTGCTGAAAAAATACGAAATCAAGGGGCTCAAATGA
- a CDS encoding pyridoxamine 5'-phosphate oxidase family protein, giving the protein MNEVIRFFTDNPIQYFATVGLNGRPSVRPFQFMLEDDGKLWFCTGNDKTVYKELVKNPWVEICSTSPQAQWVRVSGKAVFSKDIAVKDKILERAPLVRTIYKNSASPTFEIFYLESAKAVFYDFSGAPPKEYTL; this is encoded by the coding sequence GTGAATGAAGTGATCCGGTTTTTTACCGACAACCCCATCCAGTATTTCGCCACGGTGGGCCTCAACGGCCGGCCCAGCGTGAGACCCTTCCAATTTATGCTCGAAGACGACGGAAAGCTGTGGTTTTGTACCGGTAATGACAAAACGGTCTACAAGGAACTCGTCAAGAACCCCTGGGTAGAGATCTGCTCGACTTCCCCCCAGGCCCAGTGGGTCCGCGTCAGCGGAAAAGCCGTTTTTTCCAAAGACATTGCGGTCAAGGACAAAATCCTTGAACGGGCGCCCCTGGTACGTACCATCTACAAAAACAGCGCGAGCCCCACATTCGAGATTTTCTATCTTGAAAGCGCCAAAGCCGTATTTTACGACTTTTCCGGCGCTCCCCCCAAAGAATATACGCTTTGA
- the rpoN gene encoding RNA polymerase factor sigma-54 translates to MNLNLKQEQKLILTQEMKVSMEILQMPVAYLTDFIEKERQNNDAIEVSYVGIPDTTVSGDGSSWLDTATEKENFFQYLENQLSSLMIPKDIEKICRYILNNLDNRGYLLLSKDQLMRDLKVKKEKILKALEVVHGLEPVGVGAENLKDCLKIQLRAKGIATKHIYCLIDVFLEDLGYGKFAYIAEKLQISEAEVHEALDLIRTLNPIPARGFLVERDNRYVVPEGKIEICDERLVVSLNADAMPKIRINTAYPCNSAIEKRNLQRAMYLIKAVEKRCETLERILNILAEKQRNYFFEGKDNLKDLALKDVARELDLHQSTICRAIKDKYIATPYGTISIKSLLTRNCKAIGVKLVIENLVKNEDRENPVSDNDIRDHIARHCGETISRRAIAKYREELGIPSSRKRKYKP, encoded by the coding sequence ATGAATTTGAACCTCAAGCAGGAACAGAAACTCATCCTGACCCAGGAAATGAAAGTCAGCATGGAGATCCTGCAAATGCCGGTTGCGTATCTCACCGACTTTATCGAAAAAGAACGACAAAACAACGACGCCATCGAAGTCTCCTATGTAGGCATTCCGGACACGACGGTGAGCGGCGACGGAAGTTCCTGGCTCGATACGGCGACGGAGAAGGAGAATTTTTTCCAGTACCTCGAAAACCAGCTTTCTTCCCTGATGATTCCCAAAGATATCGAAAAAATCTGCCGCTATATCCTGAATAACCTGGACAACCGGGGCTATTTGCTTTTGAGCAAGGATCAGCTCATGCGGGACCTCAAGGTCAAAAAAGAAAAGATCCTGAAGGCCCTCGAGGTCGTCCACGGTTTGGAACCGGTGGGCGTAGGGGCCGAAAATTTGAAAGATTGCCTCAAAATCCAGCTCCGGGCAAAGGGAATCGCGACAAAGCATATCTATTGCCTGATCGACGTGTTCCTGGAGGATCTGGGCTACGGCAAATTTGCCTATATCGCCGAAAAATTGCAGATCAGCGAGGCCGAAGTTCACGAGGCCCTCGACCTGATCCGGACGCTGAACCCCATTCCCGCCAGAGGCTTTCTCGTCGAACGGGACAACCGATACGTCGTCCCCGAAGGCAAGATCGAGATTTGCGACGAGCGCCTCGTCGTGTCGCTGAATGCCGACGCCATGCCGAAAATCCGGATCAACACGGCCTATCCCTGCAATTCCGCCATCGAAAAGCGCAACCTCCAGCGCGCCATGTACCTGATCAAAGCCGTGGAAAAGCGTTGCGAGACCCTTGAACGGATCCTCAACATTTTGGCGGAAAAGCAGCGCAATTATTTTTTCGAAGGAAAAGACAACTTGAAGGACCTCGCGCTAAAAGACGTGGCCAGGGAGCTTGACCTCCACCAATCCACGATTTGCCGGGCCATCAAAGACAAATATATCGCGACGCCCTATGGGACGATTTCCATCAAATCGCTCCTCACGAGAAACTGTAAAGCCATCGGGGTCAAGCTCGTCATCGAGAACCTCGTCAAAAATGAAGATCGGGAAAACCCCGTCTCCGACAACGACATCCGCGACCATATCGCCCGCCACTGCGGAGAAACTATTTCCCGACGCGCCATTGCCAAATACAGGGAAGAGCTCGGCATCCCTTCTTCCCGTAAGAGGAAATATAAACCATAA
- a CDS encoding lysophospholipid acyltransferase family protein, whose translation MKPTKNIRKTLRYRLEYLAFMICKFLILRLPQPARFRLAEKLGLLAYRLLRMRRRIALANLRLAFPEKSGDEREAIAKASYSVMARAFLCSLWFREYVETPGQVRIVGGDEADAVYARGKGVIGATMHTGILDLACWLYHGKPLAAVAKNQRNPHINEFITESRKEGLGITVIPKTKHTTRDLIRCIKEGYIIGLLSDHRDKGAKVRFFGVETVAPTGAVSLALKYEVPLIFVYTLLHPDNRCDIVMAGEVELVRTGNFKEDVLANTQALITRMEDVIRRHPEQWMWFHDRWSLRKTL comes from the coding sequence ATGAAACCGACAAAAAATATCCGTAAAACGCTACGCTACCGGCTGGAATACCTGGCCTTCATGATCTGCAAATTTTTAATCTTGCGTCTCCCGCAGCCCGCGCGCTTCCGCTTGGCGGAAAAATTGGGCCTTTTGGCCTACCGGCTGCTGCGGATGCGCAGGCGCATTGCCCTGGCCAATCTCCGGCTGGCCTTTCCCGAAAAGAGCGGGGACGAGCGCGAAGCCATCGCCAAAGCCTCTTATTCCGTTATGGCCAGGGCCTTCCTCTGCTCGCTCTGGTTCCGCGAATATGTGGAAACGCCGGGACAGGTCCGGATCGTGGGCGGCGATGAAGCCGACGCCGTCTATGCCCGGGGAAAGGGCGTTATCGGGGCCACCATGCACACAGGGATTTTGGATCTCGCCTGCTGGCTCTATCACGGCAAGCCGCTGGCCGCCGTGGCCAAGAACCAACGCAATCCCCATATCAATGAGTTTATCACGGAATCGCGAAAAGAAGGTCTTGGAATTACCGTGATCCCCAAGACGAAGCATACGACGAGGGATCTGATCCGCTGCATCAAGGAGGGCTATATCATCGGTCTCTTGTCGGACCACCGGGACAAGGGGGCCAAAGTCCGCTTTTTCGGCGTCGAAACCGTAGCGCCCACGGGGGCCGTCTCCCTCGCCCTCAAATACGAGGTTCCCTTGATCTTCGTCTATACGCTGCTCCACCCCGACAACCGCTGCGACATCGTCATGGCGGGCGAAGTGGAACTCGTCCGGACAGGGAATTTCAAGGAAGACGTCCTCGCCAACACCCAGGCCCTGATTACGAGGATGGAAGACGTGATCCGCCGGCATCCCGAGCAGTGGATGTGGTTTCATGACCGCTGGTCGCTCCGAAAAACGCTGTAA
- a CDS encoding sugar ABC transporter ATP-binding protein: MGNTIVRMSGICKSFPGVKALDDVQFELKSGEVMALLGENGAGKSTLVKIMSGVYTRDSGQMEIFGAPQGDLTPKTAQALGVAIIHQELNMCRHLSIAENMFLGRELAGGLFLNDREMEREAGRVLQELNIDLNPGDIVGDLPVSKQQMVEIAKALSTNARILIMDEPTSALTSKEIGDLFLIIKQLREQGCGVIYISHRLDELRHIVDRVTIMRDGKYILTEDFNNISMDEIIAAMVGREIKEKFPHVRCERGEKIFEVRNLNAGKLVRDINFELYKGEIVGIAGLMGAGRTETTRAIFGADPKTSGEIFVEGREVKITSPETAIRAGVVMAPEDRKKDGLCTKLSIRYNIALPNLDWLCGLFTFVRRAKESAACAEAVRNLKIKTPGVDVDAGNLSGGNQQKVVVGKWLARESRVVIFDEPTRGIDVAAKVEIYNLMNQLKQQGIGVLFVSSELPEILGIADRILVMCDGRITGELAAEEATQEKILTLATRFEEKFLA; the protein is encoded by the coding sequence ATGGGGAACACCATCGTACGGATGAGCGGAATTTGCAAAAGTTTTCCGGGCGTGAAAGCGCTGGACGACGTGCAATTTGAACTGAAAAGCGGCGAGGTCATGGCGCTCCTGGGAGAAAACGGGGCGGGGAAATCGACGCTGGTTAAAATTATGTCCGGCGTATATACCCGGGACAGCGGCCAAATGGAAATATTCGGCGCGCCCCAGGGAGATTTGACGCCGAAAACGGCCCAGGCGCTGGGCGTTGCCATCATCCATCAGGAACTCAATATGTGTCGGCATTTGAGCATTGCCGAGAACATGTTTCTCGGGCGCGAGCTTGCCGGCGGTCTTTTTTTGAATGACCGGGAAATGGAACGGGAGGCCGGGCGCGTCCTTCAAGAATTGAATATCGATTTGAACCCCGGCGATATTGTCGGGGATTTGCCCGTTTCCAAGCAGCAGATGGTGGAAATCGCCAAAGCGCTCTCCACCAACGCGCGGATACTCATTATGGACGAACCCACGAGCGCCTTGACGTCCAAGGAAATCGGAGACCTGTTCCTGATCATCAAGCAGCTGCGGGAACAGGGTTGCGGCGTCATTTACATTTCCCACCGTCTCGACGAACTGCGGCATATCGTGGACCGGGTGACGATCATGCGGGACGGGAAATACATCCTGACCGAAGATTTCAACAACATCAGTATGGATGAGATCATCGCCGCCATGGTGGGGCGGGAAATCAAGGAAAAATTCCCCCATGTGCGCTGCGAGCGGGGGGAGAAAATCTTCGAGGTGAGAAACCTCAACGCCGGGAAACTGGTCCGCGACATCAATTTTGAACTCTATAAAGGGGAAATCGTCGGTATCGCCGGACTCATGGGGGCGGGCCGGACCGAGACGACCCGGGCCATCTTCGGAGCCGATCCCAAGACCTCGGGGGAGATCTTTGTGGAAGGCAGGGAAGTCAAGATTACCTCGCCGGAAACGGCCATCCGGGCGGGCGTCGTCATGGCGCCGGAAGACCGGAAAAAAGACGGTCTCTGTACGAAGCTTTCCATCCGCTACAATATCGCGCTCCCCAATCTCGACTGGCTGTGCGGCCTGTTTACCTTTGTCCGCCGCGCCAAAGAAAGCGCCGCCTGCGCCGAAGCGGTCCGGAATTTGAAGATCAAGACGCCGGGCGTGGACGTGGACGCCGGCAATCTTTCGGGCGGCAATCAGCAGAAAGTGGTCGTCGGAAAATGGCTCGCCCGGGAATCCCGCGTCGTCATCTTTGACGAACCGACCCGCGGCATCGACGTCGCCGCCAAGGTCGAGATCTACAATTTGATGAATCAGTTGAAGCAGCAGGGCATCGGCGTGTTGTTTGTGTCCTCGGAGCTTCCGGAAATACTGGGTATCGCCGACAGGATCCTCGTCATGTGCGACGGGCGCATCACCGGAGAATTGGCGGCGGAAGAGGCGACGCAGGAGAAGATTCTGACTCTGGCGACGCGCTTTGAAGAAAAGTTTTTGGCATAA